A genome region from Nycticebus coucang isolate mNycCou1 chromosome 4, mNycCou1.pri, whole genome shotgun sequence includes the following:
- the SCARF2 gene encoding scavenger receptor class F member 2, producing the protein MEGAGPRWAGPARRRGAGGPRPLRPLLPPPPPLLLLLVWLLPGPAASQELNPRGRNVCRALGSQVPTCCAGWRQQGDECGIAVCEGNSTCSENEVCVRPGECRCRHGYFGANCDTKCPRQFWGPDCKELCSCHPHGQCEDVTGQCTCHARRWGARCEHACQCQHGSCHPRSGACRCEPGWWGAQCASACYCSATSRCDPQTGACLCHAGWWGRSCNNQCACNSSPCEQQSGRCQCRERTFGARCDRYCQCFRGRCHPVDGTCACEPGYRGKYCREPCPAGFYGLGCRRRCGQCKGQQPCTVAEGRCLTCEPGWNGTKCDQPCATGFYGEGCSHRCPPCRDGHACNHVTGKCTRCNAGWIGDRCETKCSNGTYGEDCAFVCADCGSGHCDFQSGRCLCSPGVHGPHCNVTCPPGLHGVDCAQVCSCHEDSCDPITGACRLETNQRKGVMGAGALLALLLGLLLSLLGCCCACRGKDPARRELSLGRKKAPQRLCGRFSRISMKLPRIPLRRQKLPKVVVAHHDLDNTLNCSFLEPPSGLEQPSPSWSSRASFSSFDTTDEGPVYCVPHEEAASESRDQEAPTVPAEAPAPSPAPLTTLASSEEATPLRASSDSERSASSVEGPGGALYARVARREARPARARGEAGGLSLSPSPERRKPPPPDPATKPKVSWIHGKHGAAAAARAPSPPPAGPEAAPSPSKRKRTPSDTSARPDEPASPQTRDLSPRPPGLAEEATALAAPSPPRARARGRGPGLLEPTDAGGPPRSAPEAASMLAAELRGKTRSLGRADAVLGAQGPREKPAPPQKAKRSVPPASPARAPSVPEASGPEKAVTGVPAPDTPRKKTPIQKPPRKKSREAAGELGRASAPTL; encoded by the exons ATGGAGGGCGCAGGGCCCCGGTGGGCCGGGCCGGCGCGGCGCCGGGGAGCCGGGGGGCCGCGGCCGCTGCGGCCGCTGCTGCCACCGCCGCCgcctctgctgctgctgttggtCTGGCTGCTGCCCGGGCCTGCGGCGTCCCAGGAGCTGAACCCGCGCGGCCGCAACGTGTGCCGCGCGCTCGG CTCCCAGGTGCCCACGTGCTGCGCAGGATGGCGGCAGCAGGGGGACGAGTGTGGGATCG CCGTGTGTGAAGGCAACTCTACGTGCTCGGAGAACGAGGTGTGCGTGCGGCCGGGCGAGTGCCGCTGCCGCCACGGTTACTTCGGTGCCAACTGCGATACCA AGTGCCCGCGCCAGTTCTGGGGCCCCGACTGCAAGGAGTTGTGTAGCTGCCACCCACACGGGCAATGCGAGGACGTGACGGGCCAGTGTACTTGTCACGCGCGGCGCTGGGGCGCGCGTTGCGAGCACGCGTGCCAGTGCCAGCACGGCTCATGCCACCCGCGGAGCGGCGCGTGCCGCTGCGAGCCGGGCTGGTGGGGCGCGCAGTGCGCCAGCGCGTGCTACTGCAGCGCCACGTCGCGTTGCGACCCACAGACTGGCGCCTGCCTGTGCCATGCAGGATGGTGGGGTCGCAGCTGCAACAATCAGTGCGCCTGCAACTCGTCGCCCTGCGAGCAGCAGAGCGGCCGTTGCCAGTGCCGCGAGCGCACGTTTGGCGCGCGCTGCGACCGCTACTGCCAGTGCTTCCGTGGCCGCTGCCACCCGGTGGACGGCACGTGCGCCTGCGAGCCGGGCTACCGCGGCAAATACTGTCGCGAGCCGTGCCCCGCTGGCTTCTACGGACTGGGCTGTCGCCGCCG GTGTGGCCAGTGTAAGGGCCAGCAGCCATGCACGGTGGCTGAGGGCCGCTGCCTGACGTGCGAGCCCGGTTGGAACGGAACCAAGTGCGACCAGCCGTGCGCCACCGGTTTCTATGGCGAGGGCTGCAGCCACCGCTGCCCGCCGTGCCGCGACGGGCATGCCTGCAACCATGTCACCGGCAAGTGTACGCGCTGCAACGCGGGCTGGATCGGCGACCG GTGCGAGACCAAGTGCAGCAATGGAACTTATGGCGAGGACTGCGCCTTCGTGTGTGCTGACTGTGGCAGCGGCCACTGCGACTTCCAGTCGGGGCGCTGCCTGTGCAGCCCCGGTGTGCATGGGCCCCA CTGTAACGTGACGTGCCCGCCCGGTCTCCATGGCGTGGACTGTGCTCAGGTCTGCAGCTGTCACGAAGACTCGTGCGACCCGATCACCGGTGCCTGCCGCCTGG AGACCAACCAGCGCAAGGGAGTGATGGGTGCAGGCGCGCTGCTCGCCCTGCTCCTCGGCCTGCTGCTCTCGCTGCTTGGCTGTTGCTGTGCTTGTCGCGGCAAGGACCCCGCGCGCCG GGAGCTGTCTCTCGGGAGGAAGAAGGCGCCGCAGCGACTGTGCGGGCGCTTCAGTCGCATCAGCATGAAATTGCCCCGGATCCCGCTCCGCCGGCAGAAACTGCCCAAAGTCGTAG TGGCCCACCACGACCTGGATAACACGCTCAACTGCAGCTTCCTGGAGCCGCCCTCAGGGCTGGAGCAGCCCTCACCATCCTGGTCATCCCGggcttccttctcctcctttgaCACCACTGATGAAGGCCCCGTGTACTGTGTACCCCATGAGG AGGCAGCTTCGGAGAGCAGGGACCAGGAGGCTCCCACCGTTCCTGCTGAGGCGCCAGCGCCGTCTCCTGCGCCCTTGACCACACTGGCGTCCTCTGAGGAGGCGACGCCCCTTCGCGCGTCCTCCGACAGCGAGCGGTCCGCGTCGAGCGTGGAGGGGCCTGGCGGGGCGCTGTATGCACGGGTGGCCCGGCGCGAGGCCCGGCCGGCCCGGGCCCGGGGAGAAGCTGGGGGCCTGTCGTTGTCGCCATCGCCTGAGCGCAGGAAGCCGCCGCCTCCTGACCCGGCCACCAAGCCCAAGGTGTCCTGGATCCACGGCAAGCACGGAGCCGCCGCCGCTGCCCGAGCGCCCTCGCCACCTCCTGCAGGCCCCGAGGCCGCGCCCAGCCCCAGCAAGAGGAAACGGACGCCCAGCGACACGTCGGCACGGCCAGACGAGCCTGCAAGCCCCCAAACCCGCGACCTGTCGCCGCGGCCCCCAGGGCTGGCCGAGGAGGCGACGGCCCTTGCCGCGCCCTCGCCTCCCCGGGCCCGCGCGCGGGGCCGCGGCCCCGGCCTCTTGGAACCCACGGACGCTGGCGGTCCCCCGCGCAGCGCGCCGGAGGCTGCCTCCATGCTGGCCGCCGAGCTGCGCGGCAAGACTCGCAGCCTGGGCCGCGCCGACGCGGTCCTGGGCGCGCAGGGCCCCCGGGAGAAGCCGGCGCCGCCGCAGAAGGCCAAGCGCTCGGTGCCACCCGCCTCGCCGGCCCGCGCGCCCTCTGTGCCCGAGGCATCAGGACCTGAGAAGGCGGTGACCGGTGTGCCCGCGCCTGACACTCCCCGGAAGAAGACTCCTATCCAGAAGCCCCCGCGGAAGAAGAGCCGGGAGGCGGCGGGCGAACTGGGTAGGGCGAGTGCGCCCACCCTGTAG
- the ZNF74 gene encoding zinc finger protein 74 isoform X2, translating into METSARKPAETALLSQNRALSLKEKPGDISRRGHLEARSEELVTFKDVAVDFTQEEWGQLDSPQRALYRDVMLENYQNLLALGPPVHKPDVISHLEREWEPRPKTKEASSLQQDVCKEEPSLELTVPGLLSASWSEAWTGDNPVNALQQSPAMPWLGASATPGDIPMEPGPGESEEKCPLGCAVFVQHSLPPRGHSRGTQSEDVPSAEDGSRAARRTCAGESSFNSGEPRKFLGAHQRAADGAACGERGEALGQGTVRAVPRRWPGREGARACGERGRASPWGAGLLGHRRSRPGQRPFFCGQCGKAFSCHSSLNVHQRTHTGERPYKCGACDKAFSCSSLLNMHLRVHTGEKPYQCSECGKAFNQRTHLTRHHRIHTGEKPYKCGACGKAFTCHSSLTVHEKIHNGDKPFKCGECEKAFNSRSRLTLHQRTHTGEKPFACADCGKAFSCHAYLVVHRRIHSGEKPFKCNECGKAFSSHSYLIVHQRVHTGEKPFDCSRCWKAFSCHSSLIVHQRVHTGEKPYKCGECGKAFSQNHCLVKHQKVHSGNKVLKCDECGEVFSWSAHLREHRRLHGQGRPFALQFNEHLLSTYYVPVPGSLLGAGDAVAGDGDPVNALDVAKLLCVVQPPASRNFPLGANLSD; encoded by the exons ATGGAGACCTCTGCCCGGAAACCGGCGGAGACAG CTCTTCTCTCTCAGAATCGAGCTCTTTCTCTCAAAGAGAAACCAGGGGATATATCCAGGAGGGGTCATCTGGAAGCCAGGTCCGAG GAACTGGTGACTTTCAAGGATGTGGCTGTGGATTTCACCCAAGAGGAATGGGGTCAGCTGGACTCCCCTCAGAGGGCCCTGTACCGGGATGTGATGTTGGAGAACTACCAGAACCTTCTTGCCCTCG GGCCTCCAGTCCACAAGCCAGACGTGATTTCCCATCTGGAACGAG AGTGGGAGCCTAGGCCCAAGACGAAGGAGGCGTCCTCTCTCCAGCAGGACGTTTGCAAAGAAGAACCGTCCCTGGAGCtgactgtgcctggccttctcaGCGCCAGCTGGAGCGAGGCATGGACTGGGGACAACCCGGTGAATGCTCTGCAGCAGAGCCCAGCCATGCCCTGGCTGGGAGCATCTGCCACCCCCGGGGACATCCCTATGGAGCCAGGCCCCGGGGAGTCCGAGGAAAAATGCCCCCTCGGGTGTGCCGTCTTCGTGCAGCACAGCCTTCCTCCAAGAGGACACTCTCGGGGCACACAGAGTGAGGACGTCCCGTCCGCTGAGGATGGAAGCAGAGCTGCCCGGAGGACATGTGCCGGGGAAAGCTCTTTCAACTCTGGCGAGCCCAGGAAGTTCCTGGGCGCGCACCAGCGCGCTGCTGATGGCGCGGCGTGCGGGGAGCGCGGGGAGGCCCTGGGGCAGGGCACGGTGCGGGCGGTGCCGCGGCGCTGGCCGGGCAGAGAGGGGGCGCGCGCGTGCGGAGAGCGCGGCAGGGCGTCTCCGTGGGGCGCGGGCTTGTTGGGGCACCGGCGCAGCCGCCCCGGCCAGAGGCCCTTCTTCTGCGGCCAGTGCGGCAAGGCCTTCAGCTGCCACTCGTCCCTCAACGTGCACCAGCGCACCCACACGGGGGAGCGGCCCTACAAGTGCGGCGCCTGCGACAAGGCCTTCAGCTGCAGCTCGCTGCTCAACATGCACCTGCGCGTGCACACGGGCGAGAAGCCCTACCAGTGCAGCGAGTGCGGCAAGGCCTTCAACCAGCGCACGCACCTCACGCGCCACCACCGCATCCACACGGGCGAGAAGCCCTACAAGTGCGGCGCCTGCGGCAAGGCCTTCACCTGCCACTCGTCCCTCACCGTGCACGAGAAGATCCACAACGGGGACAAGCCGTTCAAGTGCGGCGAGTGCGAGAAGGCCTTCAACAGCCGCTCGCGCCTGACGCTGCACCAGCGGACGCACACGGGCGAGAAGCCCTTCGCCTGCGCGGACTGCGGCAAGGCCTTCAGCTGCCACGCCTACCTCGTGGTGCACCGGCGCATCCACAGCGGCGAGAAGCCTTTCAAGTGCAACGAGTGCGGCAAGGCCTTCAGCTCGCACTCCTACCTCATCGTGCACCAGCGCGTGCACACCGGCGAGAAGCCCTTCGACTGCAGCAGGTGCTGGAAGGCCTTCAGCTGCCACTCGTCCCTCATCGTGCACCAGCGCGTGCACACCGGCGAGAAGCCCTACAAGTGCGGCGAGTGCGGCAAGGCCTTCAGCCAGAACCACTGCCTCGTCAAACACCAGAAGGTTCACTCTGGGAACAAGGTACTCAAGTGCGACGAGTGCGGCGAGGTGTTCAGCTGGAGCGCGCACCTGCGGGAGCACCGGAGGCTGCATGGCCAGGGGAGGCCCTTCGCCCTCCAGTTCAACGAGCACCTGCTGAGCACCTACTACGTGCCTGTGCCGGGCAGTCTGCTGGGCGCCGGGGATGCGGTGGCCGGGGACGGGGACCCGGTGAACGCGCTAGATGTGGCCAAGCTCTTGTGCGTGGTCCAGCCCCCAGCCAGCAGGAATTTCCCCCTGGGAGCAAACCTCAGCGACTGA
- the ZNF74 gene encoding zinc finger protein 74 isoform X1 has product METSARKPAETALLSQNRALSLKEKPGDISRRGHLEARSEELVTFKDVAVDFTQEEWGQLDSPQRALYRDVMLENYQNLLALGPPVHKPDVISHLERGEEPWQVQREVPGGPCPEWEPRPKTKEASSLQQDVCKEEPSLELTVPGLLSASWSEAWTGDNPVNALQQSPAMPWLGASATPGDIPMEPGPGESEEKCPLGCAVFVQHSLPPRGHSRGTQSEDVPSAEDGSRAARRTCAGESSFNSGEPRKFLGAHQRAADGAACGERGEALGQGTVRAVPRRWPGREGARACGERGRASPWGAGLLGHRRSRPGQRPFFCGQCGKAFSCHSSLNVHQRTHTGERPYKCGACDKAFSCSSLLNMHLRVHTGEKPYQCSECGKAFNQRTHLTRHHRIHTGEKPYKCGACGKAFTCHSSLTVHEKIHNGDKPFKCGECEKAFNSRSRLTLHQRTHTGEKPFACADCGKAFSCHAYLVVHRRIHSGEKPFKCNECGKAFSSHSYLIVHQRVHTGEKPFDCSRCWKAFSCHSSLIVHQRVHTGEKPYKCGECGKAFSQNHCLVKHQKVHSGNKVLKCDECGEVFSWSAHLREHRRLHGQGRPFALQFNEHLLSTYYVPVPGSLLGAGDAVAGDGDPVNALDVAKLLCVVQPPASRNFPLGANLSD; this is encoded by the exons ATGGAGACCTCTGCCCGGAAACCGGCGGAGACAG CTCTTCTCTCTCAGAATCGAGCTCTTTCTCTCAAAGAGAAACCAGGGGATATATCCAGGAGGGGTCATCTGGAAGCCAGGTCCGAG GAACTGGTGACTTTCAAGGATGTGGCTGTGGATTTCACCCAAGAGGAATGGGGTCAGCTGGACTCCCCTCAGAGGGCCCTGTACCGGGATGTGATGTTGGAGAACTACCAGAACCTTCTTGCCCTCG GGCCTCCAGTCCACAAGCCAGACGTGATTTCCCATCTGGAACGAGGTGAGGAGCCGTGGCAGGTGCAGAGGGAAGTCCCTGGAGGGCCTTGTCCAG AGTGGGAGCCTAGGCCCAAGACGAAGGAGGCGTCCTCTCTCCAGCAGGACGTTTGCAAAGAAGAACCGTCCCTGGAGCtgactgtgcctggccttctcaGCGCCAGCTGGAGCGAGGCATGGACTGGGGACAACCCGGTGAATGCTCTGCAGCAGAGCCCAGCCATGCCCTGGCTGGGAGCATCTGCCACCCCCGGGGACATCCCTATGGAGCCAGGCCCCGGGGAGTCCGAGGAAAAATGCCCCCTCGGGTGTGCCGTCTTCGTGCAGCACAGCCTTCCTCCAAGAGGACACTCTCGGGGCACACAGAGTGAGGACGTCCCGTCCGCTGAGGATGGAAGCAGAGCTGCCCGGAGGACATGTGCCGGGGAAAGCTCTTTCAACTCTGGCGAGCCCAGGAAGTTCCTGGGCGCGCACCAGCGCGCTGCTGATGGCGCGGCGTGCGGGGAGCGCGGGGAGGCCCTGGGGCAGGGCACGGTGCGGGCGGTGCCGCGGCGCTGGCCGGGCAGAGAGGGGGCGCGCGCGTGCGGAGAGCGCGGCAGGGCGTCTCCGTGGGGCGCGGGCTTGTTGGGGCACCGGCGCAGCCGCCCCGGCCAGAGGCCCTTCTTCTGCGGCCAGTGCGGCAAGGCCTTCAGCTGCCACTCGTCCCTCAACGTGCACCAGCGCACCCACACGGGGGAGCGGCCCTACAAGTGCGGCGCCTGCGACAAGGCCTTCAGCTGCAGCTCGCTGCTCAACATGCACCTGCGCGTGCACACGGGCGAGAAGCCCTACCAGTGCAGCGAGTGCGGCAAGGCCTTCAACCAGCGCACGCACCTCACGCGCCACCACCGCATCCACACGGGCGAGAAGCCCTACAAGTGCGGCGCCTGCGGCAAGGCCTTCACCTGCCACTCGTCCCTCACCGTGCACGAGAAGATCCACAACGGGGACAAGCCGTTCAAGTGCGGCGAGTGCGAGAAGGCCTTCAACAGCCGCTCGCGCCTGACGCTGCACCAGCGGACGCACACGGGCGAGAAGCCCTTCGCCTGCGCGGACTGCGGCAAGGCCTTCAGCTGCCACGCCTACCTCGTGGTGCACCGGCGCATCCACAGCGGCGAGAAGCCTTTCAAGTGCAACGAGTGCGGCAAGGCCTTCAGCTCGCACTCCTACCTCATCGTGCACCAGCGCGTGCACACCGGCGAGAAGCCCTTCGACTGCAGCAGGTGCTGGAAGGCCTTCAGCTGCCACTCGTCCCTCATCGTGCACCAGCGCGTGCACACCGGCGAGAAGCCCTACAAGTGCGGCGAGTGCGGCAAGGCCTTCAGCCAGAACCACTGCCTCGTCAAACACCAGAAGGTTCACTCTGGGAACAAGGTACTCAAGTGCGACGAGTGCGGCGAGGTGTTCAGCTGGAGCGCGCACCTGCGGGAGCACCGGAGGCTGCATGGCCAGGGGAGGCCCTTCGCCCTCCAGTTCAACGAGCACCTGCTGAGCACCTACTACGTGCCTGTGCCGGGCAGTCTGCTGGGCGCCGGGGATGCGGTGGCCGGGGACGGGGACCCGGTGAACGCGCTAGATGTGGCCAAGCTCTTGTGCGTGGTCCAGCCCCCAGCCAGCAGGAATTTCCCCCTGGGAGCAAACCTCAGCGACTGA